cctgtcccctggatcccatcccctcccaccttctttgctccctttcccccaccacctgctcccacctcactcacctctttaatctctccctctccactggcatcttcccctcctccttcaaacatgctctcgtatcccccattcttaagaaacctaatctcgaccccacttctctctcgaactatcgccccatatctcttcccccctttgcctccaaaattctcgagaggctcgtctgcagccgtctcacctcctacctttctgaacactccctccttgatcctctccagtctggttcccgccccctccactccactgaagccccctccactccactgaaactgccctggctaaagtcaccaatgacctcctctctgctaaagccaggggccacttctcccttctcatcctccttgacctctctgcagccttcgacaccattgaccaccccctactccttcacaccctccagtctttcggcctctccggcccagtcctgtcctggttcacctcttaccttactcaccgatccttctctgtcaccatctctgggtctctctcccccccgtccacccttccagtcggggtccctcagggctctgttctgggacccttactcttctctctatacacctcctccctgggtgaactcatcagctccttcggcttcagctaccacctgacgacactcaactatacttctcctctcctgatctctctccctccctcctctctagggtgtccgcctgcctctctgccatctcctcctgtatgtcctctcaattcctcaaacttaaccttgccaaaactgacctcatagtttttcctccctctcatacctcatccccttctgacctctccatcactgtcgacaacacctctatctcccctgtcccccaacttcgctgccttggtgtcatcctcgactcctctctctcctttggcccccacatcctctctcttgctaaatcctgccacttccagctgcgtaacatcgctcgcatccggcccttcctctcccaagatgccaccaaatgccttatccactctctgatcatctcccgcctggactactgcaacctcctcctcactggtctcccccactctcatctcgctcccctttaatctgttcttaacgctgccgctagtcttattttcctttctcgctgctcctcttctgtctcccccctctacctagcccttcactggctcccattccccttcagaatcctctttaagctcctcacactcacctacaaggccctcgccaactccactgcaccctacatctccaccctcctctctattcatgctccatcccgccctctccgttctgcctctgaccgtcgcctctcttccccccttataacctcctcccatgcgcgtatccaagacttcgcccgcgctgcccctctccactggaacaagctcccaccctccatcagaacttcccctaatctatccagtttcaaacaggccctaaaaactcacctttttcttaaagcctttctgtctcccacttaacttcctaccttatcttctgcctccgtccccctactctctctctctcccctgcgtctctctgtctgtccacctctccccttagattgtacgctcttctgagcagggccatctctcctcctgtttccaccatttctaactctgctctccagctacttagccctcctctttgagggtcctccaccccacgtccactttcgctccctcctcctccctgggggtctccctgtcttccgcgccctccttcttgggccccgtcgtttgcggatcctccctcccccttccccgccctctctagctgtgcattgagcttattgagttactgtgcttactgtttactgtactgtgctgtctcccattgtattgtaatttgtttgtccctgtacggcgctacggacaccttgtggcgccttataaataaaaattaataataataataataaatagtcaaGGCAACATGTACTGCGGTTCGCAACGCCTTGGACGTTACATGAAATGAAGTGAATATAGCTGTTTGTATAGATCCATGTAGGTTTGAGCACCAATCAATATGGAATAAAGTCATTGTGTTTCAAAAAAGGACATGCATGCAGTGGACATTAATTGTTTTTAAGAAAGGGGACTGACCACCCACCCTTTATCATTATAATCTCTTGAAAAACACATTAATAGAGATACAGATTATTTTttcgacaatatatatttttgttaaaggcGCATGCATGAGTATGCTGTCGTTTCTAAATCTATTTGTTAATTCTTGTATATCTATTCAGTAGTATTTAAATCTAGTTTTTTATTATAAGTTATGTTTCAGATATCGATATTTGTTTATATCaagttttttaataattattttatttgtgtaataaaaaaatctttttaatgcATAGAAGCACACGATTTTCATCATATCTCTGAAGATTCTTTCTAGTTTTTGGCACACCATTCTTATTATTTCAGGTTTTGTTTCCATGTAGGGATTGGCACCCTTAAGATAGGTAGCGACAATAGGTCcttatattatatagtgtgaGCGCCTGAGagatcatttttatttacagaatcAAAGATCAGGTGGCTACTGCTGGCAGCCTAACaaggtattttatattgaataagAACCCTGACACACGTTAGGCcaactgtatttttaaaaaacatttttttttaaatgatttatttctaCCTAAAGGCAGCAGAAAATTGACAGATCATCTTATTATTTACTGGATGGAGTGTCCTTTCAACAATTAGGCAGGGTTGTCtactaaataaatagtaatttcaCTAATTGATAAGTCTAaaacacaaatttattttatgtgtttttttctgcagatGTTTCTTCCGTTTCTAAATCCAGGAAACCCATTCTGGCCGCAGGTGTGttgcaataataaaatgtttgattTGTGGAAGATTAACAAAAGGTCTCAGTAAGGAGGATACTCTATGAATACCGTTGCACTGATTAAATTCCAGCCTGAGATGTCATTCCCACTACTTACGAAACAGTCATTGTGAGAGATCATGTGGATTGCAAATAATTCTGAATGCTTAATTAGTTTTAACAAATGTGGGTTTGCAATTCCTATAAGTATCGTAATCAACTGAGTCATGCATTTGGGATATTATATATTTGGCATATTTGATGGAAAGCTAAATCGCTAAAGTTTCTTAATAAgtgtatattaataatataggtaAATGCATGCATATACGTTAGATTGTAAGAGCAATAGAACCAAAAAAGTGTCATTGCTATACTTACTATTTGATGAAAATATTATCTTCTTTGTTGGCTGGTGCCAATATGagcagaaaataaattattaattagaAAAATTAAAATCCAACTTTCACAGATTTGAGATATTTCTTCAGGAATGTGTATGGATCCCATCTAAAGATGGTGTAAAGTGATTATCAACAGACACTTAATATTAGACAATGTATTTTTTAgataaaagcaaaaagagaaaaaaataaaaattggattAAAATCACATCCAAATCTCTTAAAGACTAATCACTTTATTCTAgacaatacagtacaatgttaCATCTGAGGTTTAGAAGTTTGTGTGAATACAGTTCTGATTCATTGTCTTTACATGCACTCATTGTGCCAATATGCACACATCAATGATGGTGAACAAAAGGAACTAATATTCCTTTGGTTTCAACCACaaaagtttgggtgtgttcatcTGCTCACATGAGAAATCCCCATATTAACAAAattgaaaatgctttattctcTGTTCGCGATGTGTTCTGTTGCAGCCAGGTGTGGATAGATCACCTAATTAATGTTACATTAGTTCACTGTGTGAGCAACAAATGAAACCCACATGTATTGATTCAAGTGCGAATAGGATCTTAAACCATGTACTGTCCCTGCTAGATATTACTATGAACTGATAACAAGTTCATTTATAATACTACTTTATTcgctttaataaacatttttgacACCTAAATGGAAGATAATGGCTTTACTGAAGTGAGCAAACAACGGGTCATAGATaccttgtggttttttttaattaattgaatACAATTCCAGTCATCAGTAGCAATGATTTTCTTTAAATACTTGTAGATCGATAAAGCAAACTTTTTGATTACTATTAAATGAGCCTTCAAAATTTCAAATTTTCAACAGGGCAATTACTTTGGATACTTCGGAGTTGGAGGCAGACCACCCTATAATTCTGAGGAGGCCAATGAAGATGAAGAAGCGGCTAAAGAGAAAGAGCCACCAGCAGCAGAGCCTCCAGTTACTGAGTCCAGCAACACAACAGTTGACACTAATTCAACAACAGTGGACCATGGTCTAGGAAACAGTACAGCACAGAATGAGAGTTTTGTTGGAGAAAATCCACAAAGTACCAATGTTAGGTTAGATAGTCAAAACATATATTCAGCAGGTATGCCTATGACACCTTCTATCCATGGGAGACATGTAAACATATCACCAGGTGCAGCAAAGCCATCAAACCACTTCATAAGGTCACCACAGCATCAGAATATTTTGAGAAACCAACACCAGAAGTATTATACTGTTAACAGAGTTTTTACAGGGCGTGGAGACCATGCCAATGGCATTCATCCCCGTGATCACTTTGTAAATACATCCCCTCCTGTGCATCATCTACCATCTGAGAAAAGGTTCTTTACTGGAGAACACACTTCTTATGGAGACAAATTCTCAGGAAGAGCACCTATGCAAGGAGAAAGTGAAGTAAGAGGAATATTACACAGTCCTAAACTAAGTATCACAAGAAATGGTGATCAACAATACAATGGGAATAATTTGGTAAACCAAAGAGATTTCTCAAAACACCTGGAGAATGGCCAACAAAGAGAACATCCAATTTGGCtgggaaataaaaataatgtgccCAACCGCAATGTTATCATTGTCCAACCAGAACGAAATGAATATTTTACAGAGTATTCCAGACATCCTCTTGTTGAAGTAAAGAAGCAAAACATTCCCAGGGGTATCTTTTCAAGACATCACAATAGTCAATTTCAACCAAAACAAAGTGAGACAGTGCAAAAAAGTAATCTTTATGAAAATAGAGGTACTACTGTAAGCCAGAACAGCaatatacttttaaaaaatgacaacccCTATAAACAAAGTGGAACATTTGACACAGGCAGTACGTGGAGCAACAGACACATTTCAACACAAATCGACAGAGGAGATACTGGACCACTGCAAGAGACTATTTATTTAGTAAGTAATTTACCTTCAGATAGTGCAGCAGTATATACTCATCACAACCCAAAACAAAATCAATTTGAACATCCTTCAGAGCAACAAGGAAGTCCAGACTACTCAGTGGgtcaaagaaaaaatatttctcCAGAAAATGACCTTCATGGTAAAACTAGTACTTTACCTCATTCAGAAAATCAAAACTGGCAAGGCAATGATTTTACAACAACTCAATTTGACAATTTTCAACTCCAGCCATACAGTTGGGTAGGTACTTCAAGGAATATACAAGCCCCTTTAGCAGAACAAAATAAGAGAAAAGCATACATCAACAATGATAGATATCAAAACAGTCAAAGAGAATTCTTGCTAATTTCTAAACCTGGGCCTCTAAAAACCCAAGAGCAACTGCAGTTTTCTACTAATGGACCTTTATATCAGTTTAAGGAAATGTCTCCAGGTTCCCAGAAACCAATTAGTAGTTTGGATCATACTGCGTACTATCCAGAATATGAAACTGACTCAccaaacctaaataaaaatacacagtaCAGTGCAAGCAGAACATTCGACCCAACTGAAGGTGCTCAGTACACCCATGGAGATGAGCTGCATCTTGGACAAAAAAGTCCCATCCACTTGCAACTATCACCCTTCCCTGAAACACAACCTTGGAGCTACAATCCAGAGGAGATTCCATCAGAGCAGAATGAACATGCAAACTTTGGTAGCTATCCTTCCGGTATGAGAGGCCAGTCCCCCTATCAGAGAGAGGTGATAACGGACTATGGAGGTTCTCAACTTTATACTTGTACTTTACCCTTTGCAGAGTATGATTCTGGAAGAGGACTGTCTGACTCTCTACTATACGTTTGTTGTAAACTCAGTCATGTAGAACAGGGAAGACCATCTGGGGCTGTAGACAGTACCCATGAATTCAGACTAACTTTAAAGGAATATAATGATTGGGTGCCATATCAGGACAGAACACACAGACAACACACAAGAAATGTGATAGACCCCCCAAATATTGGGTACAACCAACGAAGCAACAGTGTTATGCCAAACTGCAATGTTTCAAACATCAATGACAATACAATGACATCTGGAAGAGAACATTTAGAGGGTATACCCTGTGCAAAAAAAGCATGTGATACGAAAAACTTAGAATACCCATATCAGGGTTTTGATGTTGTTGCTACAACACCATGCCAGGCTAGGGGAGATGCAGATAATTTTCTACCCCCTAAACAGGAAGTATTGAGCTCACAGAAGAAAATCTTAGTTGGTAGTGATAAAGCAGAAATACTACCAATAAATGTCCAGGAAGATGGGTCAATTCATGGGGGGGTGGAGAATGACGTGAGAGTGAAAAAGGGTACTGGAAAATTATTGCGAGTACTGACATGTCCCCAAGTGCAAATGCATGCATCTGATCTACCAGCAAGCTTAGACAGAAATAAACCAAATGCGTTTTCCTTAAAACATGAGATTCCCAATGGACAGCCAGGTGTGGACACACAGGATGGTTCTATGGTGTTGCACCAACCCCCAGGGAATGATCCTGAGAGTAGTCCGCCAGACTGCTTAATTCTTAACAAATAATATCTGCAAAAGATAGTGTTATTTACACACAAGATTTTGCAATAAAAGTAATACAACTAATGGTCTAGTCCGAGTGAATACTGTCAAGCTTATTATCAGTCTGACACATGAGAATAGTtctcacaataaataaataaaacaggaggaaaaaaatataaaataaaattgaagtgTGCAATACTTGATAAATGTATTAGGATTTACAGTATAACTTGTAATGATACAACAGTAAAAGTTGAGTATGAATAAGCGTATTTATTGTAGATTCAAATTGATAAAATCAGaaatacatatacagtacatatttcAGTCAAATATGGTAAGATCGGACAAAACACttttcaccgcaccaagcttaaccccaaatagatttatttaggaaatcTTCTCATCTCATcatggggaggtgctcctacacaatATAGGCATACTGcttaaaaaagggaaaaatgggGAAAGGATGTGAGAGATGTGTATAAAGGGCACTCTTTTATATCACGATATAGATTAGGTTTCTGTTAagaataatatctttattaaattaattcaattagcgaaatattaaaaacactgaatgaatgaACATTTTGATTAAGCATGACAGCATATTTTTGGAACAGTATACTAGAGAAATAACAGTACTGGGGGAAAAATTAAAACAACATGAGAATTTAGATAGCTTCCAAAAAGCATATGTGAAATTTAAAGATAATTTGGATCAATTTGAAAAAACTTTGGAGGATAAAAAACGTGTTAAATTCATCAGGGATCGTAATGACTATTTAAACAATACAGTCTTTAGATGGCATTTGAAAAGACCAATTAATAAGTCGGTCTCCTTTACCAGTGCCTCCGAGGTGGATTCATCCGAAGGGGAGGCTGGTGAACCCTCTACATTAACTAGAGAAGACCCCACATTGAGGAGGGATTTTTTAGGGTTACGTATAAGAGATCGAGAAATCAACAACACCACAAAGCGAGAAAGATACGCAGGGGGGGGAAGAAACATAGACAAAAAGAGGAAAGCTATGGAAAAACAAGAGACCCCCTACACCACACGGAGGAACTACAGGAGAACGAGATATTAGATGATGAATTGAGAATCATCAATCTCAC
The Mixophyes fleayi isolate aMixFle1 chromosome 1, aMixFle1.hap1, whole genome shotgun sequence DNA segment above includes these coding regions:
- the ENAM gene encoding enamelin; protein product: MIDFLLFLYLLQPSAAIPMQFPFRGSNSEEGAPYGSYNHLNLQMPHAGSMYGYGLPHYSQMIQLQQALSRQPFPWQPQGKAQTQQNNKEVISPQVPRYPIIPQLPQQPSIAVQQPQPNYQPVTKQPLQLPPIPDPQIPQMFLPFLNPGNPFWPQGNYFGYFGVGGRPPYNSEEANEDEEAAKEKEPPAAEPPVTESSNTTVDTNSTTVDHGLGNSTAQNESFVGENPQSTNVRLDSQNIYSAGMPMTPSIHGRHVNISPGAAKPSNHFIRSPQHQNILRNQHQKYYTVNRVFTGRGDHANGIHPRDHFVNTSPPVHHLPSEKRFFTGEHTSYGDKFSGRAPMQGESEVRGILHSPKLSITRNGDQQYNGNNLVNQRDFSKHLENGQQREHPIWLGNKNNVPNRNVIIVQPERNEYFTEYSRHPLVEVKKQNIPRGIFSRHHNSQFQPKQSETVQKSNLYENRGTTVSQNSNILLKNDNPYKQSGTFDTGSTWSNRHISTQIDRGDTGPLQETIYLVSNLPSDSAAVYTHHNPKQNQFEHPSEQQGSPDYSVGQRKNISPENDLHGKTSTLPHSENQNWQGNDFTTTQFDNFQLQPYSWVGTSRNIQAPLAEQNKRKAYINNDRYQNSQREFLLISKPGPLKTQEQLQFSTNGPLYQFKEMSPGSQKPISSLDHTAYYPEYETDSPNLNKNTQYSASRTFDPTEGAQYTHGDELHLGQKSPIHLQLSPFPETQPWSYNPEEIPSEQNEHANFGSYPSGMRGQSPYQREVITDYGGSQLYTCTLPFAEYDSGRGLSDSLLYVCCKLSHVEQGRPSGAVDSTHEFRLTLKEYNDWVPYQDRTHRQHTRNVIDPPNIGYNQRSNSVMPNCNVSNINDNTMTSGREHLEGIPCAKKACDTKNLEYPYQGFDVVATTPCQARGDADNFLPPKQEVLSSQKKILVGSDKAEILPINVQEDGSIHGGVENDVRVKKGTGKLLRVLTCPQVQMHASDLPASLDRNKPNAFSLKHEIPNGQPGVDTQDGSMVLHQPPGNDPESSPPDCLILNK